One genomic segment of Natrononativus amylolyticus includes these proteins:
- a CDS encoding ferredoxin translates to MRVEFDEDTCIGMYQCVAEWEAFSKDKSAGKAVLEDAEEVEDGIFVREVPEGAELDAKFAARTCPVDAITIYDDDGEQLIP, encoded by the coding sequence ATGAGAGTCGAGTTCGACGAGGACACCTGCATCGGGATGTACCAGTGCGTCGCCGAGTGGGAGGCGTTCAGCAAGGACAAGTCGGCGGGGAAGGCGGTGCTCGAGGACGCAGAAGAGGTCGAGGACGGAATCTTCGTCCGCGAGGTGCCCGAAGGCGCCGAACTCGACGCGAAGTTCGCCGCCCGGACCTGTCCCGTCGACGCGATCACCATCTACGACGACGACGGCGAGCAGTTAATTCCCTGA
- a CDS encoding DUF6498-containing protein — MSPPWKRSQTAFVGVILANLASLAAIWWYGWQAHALLLVYWLETGVVGAIYVAKIRRAEGTDPAAIRSLTGIDGEPAESYVGKANREIADAFVSSYVGVWVGAGVILALLPLAEELALEPASPDVVALAAVSLVGYHLLSYRYEYVGDREYERRGPVSLAVEPAPRFWVLMLTIIFGLGAADLTRSPMGAIVVLAFFKTCAELVIHRRERKRAIAVASGSRETTV, encoded by the coding sequence GTGTCACCGCCCTGGAAACGGTCGCAGACGGCGTTCGTCGGCGTCATCCTCGCGAACCTCGCGTCACTGGCCGCGATCTGGTGGTACGGCTGGCAGGCCCACGCCCTCCTGCTCGTCTACTGGCTCGAGACCGGCGTGGTCGGCGCGATCTACGTGGCGAAAATCCGGCGCGCCGAGGGGACCGACCCCGCAGCGATTCGGTCGCTGACGGGGATCGACGGCGAACCGGCCGAATCGTACGTCGGGAAAGCGAACCGGGAGATCGCGGACGCGTTCGTCTCGAGTTACGTCGGCGTCTGGGTCGGCGCAGGGGTGATCCTCGCCCTCCTCCCGCTGGCCGAAGAGCTGGCGCTCGAGCCCGCGAGTCCGGACGTCGTCGCCCTCGCTGCCGTCAGTCTCGTCGGCTACCACCTCCTCTCCTACCGGTACGAGTACGTCGGCGACCGGGAGTACGAACGCCGCGGACCGGTGTCGCTGGCGGTCGAACCCGCACCCCGGTTCTGGGTTCTCATGCTGACGATTATCTTTGGCCTGGGCGCAGCCGACCTGACCCGGAGTCCGATGGGGGCGATCGTCGTGCTGGCGTTCTTCAAGACGTGCGCCGAGCTGGTG